A region from the Streptomyces lydicus genome encodes:
- a CDS encoding DUF397 domain-containing protein — MSGREIVSPFKKASASQGINQECVEVAHTADGGRAVRDSKDRASGTQFHAAGAWAAFVDAVKAGGIAVRNEEG, encoded by the coding sequence ATGAGCGGCCGGGAGATCGTCTCGCCGTTCAAGAAGGCCAGCGCCTCTCAGGGAATCAACCAGGAGTGCGTGGAGGTGGCCCACACCGCCGACGGCGGCCGGGCCGTCCGGGACAGTAAGGATCGGGCCAGCGGGACGCAGTTCCATGCGGCGGGTGCGTGGGCCGCGTTTGTGGACGCCGTGAAGGCCGGAGGCATCGCAGTGAGGAACGAGGAAGGGTGA
- a CDS encoding DUF397 domain-containing protein: MSGRGIVGPFEKSSYSGGGSANECIEVAHTAGGGRAVRDSKDRAGGTQFHAAGAWGAFVGAVKAGVFDR; this comes from the coding sequence GTGAGCGGTCGGGGAATCGTCGGGCCCTTTGAGAAGTCGTCGTACTCCGGAGGAGGGTCGGCCAACGAGTGCATAGAGGTCGCCCACACCGCCGGCGGCGGCCGCGCAGTCCGGGACAGCAAGGACCGGGCCGGCGGCACGCAGTTTCACGCGGCCGGTGCGTGGGGTGCGTTCGTCGGGGCCGTGAAGGCCGGGGTTTTCGATCGGTGA
- the glmS gene encoding glutamine--fructose-6-phosphate transaminase (isomerizing), producing the protein MCGIVGYVGGQSALDVVLAGLKRLEYRGYDSAGIAVLADGGLAAAKKAGKLANLEKELADRPLPAGSTGIGHTRWATHGGPTDENAHPHMDNAGRVSVVHNGIIENFAGLRAELTDRGHELTSETDTEVVAHLLAEAYSSCGELAEAMRQVCRQLEGAFTLVAVHADEPDVVVGARRNSPLVVGVGDGEAFLASDVAAFIAHTREAIELGQDQVVELRREAVTVTGFDGAPAEVREYHVDWDASAAEKGGYDYFMLKEIAEQPKAVADTLLGRIDASGVLSLDEVRIPPAVLREVDKVVIVACGTAYHAGMIAKYAIEHWTRIPCETELASEFRYRDPILDRRTLVIAISQSGETMDTLMALRHAREQGAQVLAICNTNGSTIPRESDAVLYTHAGPEVAVASTKAFLTQLVACYLVALYVAQVRGTKWGDEIRDVVRELAAIGTQVEQVLGTMEPVRELARGLAGKNTVLFLGRHVGYPVALEGALKLKELAYMHAEGFAAGELKHGPIALIEDDLPVVVVVPSPRGRSVLHDKIVSNIQEIRARGARTIVIAEEGDETVVPYADHLVRIPRTPVLLQPLVSTIPLQVFACELATARGNEVDQPRNLAKSVTVE; encoded by the coding sequence ATGTGCGGAATCGTGGGATATGTGGGCGGGCAGAGCGCCCTTGACGTCGTCCTGGCCGGGTTGAAGCGGCTGGAGTACCGGGGCTATGACTCGGCGGGTATCGCCGTGCTGGCCGATGGCGGGCTGGCAGCGGCGAAGAAGGCCGGCAAGCTCGCCAATCTGGAGAAGGAGCTGGCCGACCGTCCGTTGCCGGCCGGCTCGACCGGTATCGGGCACACCCGGTGGGCCACCCACGGCGGGCCCACCGACGAGAACGCCCACCCCCATATGGACAACGCCGGACGGGTTTCCGTCGTGCACAACGGCATCATCGAGAACTTCGCCGGGCTGCGCGCGGAACTCACCGACCGCGGGCACGAGTTGACGTCCGAGACGGACACCGAGGTCGTGGCGCATCTGCTGGCCGAGGCCTACTCGTCCTGCGGGGAGCTGGCCGAGGCGATGCGGCAGGTCTGCCGGCAGCTGGAGGGTGCGTTCACGCTGGTCGCGGTGCATGCCGACGAGCCGGACGTGGTGGTCGGGGCGCGCCGTAACTCGCCGCTGGTGGTGGGCGTCGGGGACGGGGAGGCCTTCCTCGCCTCGGATGTGGCGGCGTTCATCGCGCACACCCGCGAGGCGATCGAGCTGGGCCAGGACCAGGTGGTGGAGCTGCGCCGGGAGGCCGTGACGGTCACCGGCTTCGACGGGGCGCCCGCCGAGGTGCGCGAGTACCACGTCGACTGGGACGCCTCGGCCGCCGAGAAGGGCGGCTACGACTACTTCATGCTGAAGGAGATCGCCGAGCAGCCGAAGGCCGTCGCCGACACGCTGCTGGGACGGATCGACGCCTCGGGGGTGCTGTCCCTGGACGAGGTGCGGATCCCGCCCGCCGTGCTGCGCGAGGTCGACAAGGTCGTCATCGTGGCCTGCGGGACGGCGTACCACGCCGGGATGATCGCCAAGTACGCCATCGAGCACTGGACGCGGATTCCGTGCGAGACGGAGCTGGCGAGCGAATTCCGCTACCGCGACCCGATCCTGGACCGGCGCACGCTGGTCATCGCGATCAGCCAGTCCGGCGAGACCATGGACACCCTGATGGCGCTGCGCCATGCCCGCGAGCAGGGCGCGCAGGTGCTCGCCATCTGCAACACGAACGGTTCGACCATCCCGCGGGAGTCGGACGCGGTGCTCTACACGCACGCCGGGCCCGAGGTCGCGGTGGCGTCGACCAAGGCGTTCCTGACGCAGCTGGTGGCCTGTTACCTGGTGGCGCTGTACGTCGCACAGGTGCGGGGCACGAAGTGGGGCGACGAGATCCGGGACGTGGTGCGCGAACTGGCGGCCATCGGCACCCAGGTCGAGCAGGTGCTCGGCACGATGGAGCCGGTACGGGAGCTGGCCCGCGGCCTCGCCGGCAAGAACACCGTGCTGTTCCTCGGCCGGCATGTGGGCTATCCGGTGGCGCTGGAGGGTGCGCTCAAGCTCAAGGAACTCGCGTATATGCACGCGGAGGGCTTTGCGGCCGGAGAGCTCAAGCACGGGCCGATCGCGCTGATCGAGGACGATCTGCCGGTGGTGGTGGTCGTGCCGTCGCCGCGTGGGCGGTCCGTGCTGCACGACAAGATCGTGTCGAACATCCAGGAGATCCGGGCCCGGGGGGCGCGGACGATCGTGATCGCGGAGGAGGGGGACGAGACGGTGGTGCCCTACGCCGATCACCTGGTGCGGATTCCGCGGACGCCGGTGCTGCTGCAGCCGCTGGTCTCCACGATCCCGCTGCAGGTGTTCGCCTGCGAGCTGGCCACCGCCCGCGGCAACGAGGTCGACCAGCCGCGCAACCTGGCCA